In one window of Arthrobacter pascens DNA:
- the menD gene encoding 2-succinyl-5-enolpyruvyl-6-hydroxy-3-cyclohexene-1-carboxylic-acid synthase, which produces MTSVNDPAPDAAAPAAASDASGSDAAAQAPLGSVEAARIAVGGLIDGGVQYVVVSPGSRSAPMAYALAEADAAGQIELLVRIDERSAGFTALGLALSAGSPAAVLTTSGTAVGNLMPAVMEANHAAVPVIILSADRPEELRGTGANQTTIQLDLFGEHVRFAADIAAGSNPLRAVETALSAATGAFSDLAPGPVQLNLAFRDPLVPAPEERLPPTSRRQRFRIGTEPLTMSLAPASENLPERRTVVLAGHDAGPVAEAFARAHGLPLLAEPSSNARFGPNAVGPYRLLIGHFGPDSAMPIERVVVFGRPTLSRPVASLLARADVPSALYQPVPVAWYEPGRRTELPLESLADLADFAGRGPSAWLDAWLLAGSAAQRALDGILDAQPAATGPAVGALAWKHARGQLLLGSSNGIRDVDLAGHPGTEPSATVFANRGLAGIDGTISTATGIALGGRQETTVLLGDVTFLHDAGGLLLGAGEEQPQLRIVVLNDSGGAIFSLLEHGAVAEAGGYGDAVERLFGTPHSVDIAALAAAYGVGHCSVSTTAGLAEALAAPFTGRTIVEVRTDRHDLRALHGRIKTAVAAAVAGVLAG; this is translated from the coding sequence GTGACTTCCGTGAACGACCCTGCCCCTGACGCCGCTGCCCCCGCAGCCGCTTCTGACGCCTCCGGCTCGGACGCCGCCGCCCAGGCTCCGTTAGGCTCCGTCGAGGCGGCGAGGATCGCCGTCGGCGGCCTGATCGACGGCGGAGTCCAGTACGTCGTGGTTTCGCCCGGATCGCGCTCGGCGCCCATGGCCTACGCGCTGGCCGAAGCCGACGCTGCCGGACAGATCGAGCTGCTCGTCAGGATCGACGAAAGGTCCGCCGGGTTCACCGCCCTCGGCCTGGCCCTGTCCGCCGGCTCACCGGCAGCTGTCCTCACCACGTCCGGGACCGCCGTCGGGAATCTGATGCCCGCCGTGATGGAAGCCAACCACGCCGCAGTACCGGTCATCATTCTCTCCGCCGACAGGCCCGAGGAGCTGCGCGGAACGGGTGCCAACCAGACCACCATCCAGCTGGACCTGTTCGGTGAGCACGTACGCTTCGCCGCAGATATCGCTGCCGGCAGCAACCCGCTTCGCGCCGTGGAGACAGCACTCTCCGCAGCCACCGGCGCCTTCTCTGACCTCGCCCCCGGCCCGGTCCAGCTCAACCTCGCCTTCCGCGACCCGCTGGTTCCGGCGCCCGAGGAGCGGCTCCCGCCGACATCGCGCCGGCAGCGTTTCCGGATTGGAACGGAGCCGCTGACTATGAGCCTCGCCCCTGCCTCCGAGAACCTGCCGGAGCGGCGCACCGTGGTCCTTGCAGGGCACGACGCCGGGCCGGTCGCCGAGGCCTTCGCCCGCGCCCACGGTCTGCCGTTGCTCGCCGAGCCGTCCTCGAACGCGCGCTTCGGGCCGAATGCCGTGGGGCCGTACCGGCTGCTGATCGGACACTTCGGCCCGGATTCCGCCATGCCGATTGAGCGCGTGGTGGTGTTCGGCCGGCCCACGCTGTCCAGGCCTGTTGCCTCGTTGCTGGCCCGCGCCGACGTGCCGTCCGCGTTGTACCAGCCGGTTCCGGTGGCCTGGTACGAGCCCGGCCGGCGCACCGAGCTCCCGCTGGAGAGCCTCGCAGACCTCGCAGATTTCGCAGGCCGGGGCCCTTCCGCGTGGCTGGATGCCTGGCTGCTCGCGGGGTCCGCTGCCCAGCGCGCCCTGGACGGAATTTTGGACGCGCAGCCGGCCGCGACCGGTCCGGCAGTCGGCGCTCTTGCGTGGAAGCACGCCCGCGGCCAGCTGCTGCTGGGCTCCTCCAACGGCATCCGCGACGTCGATCTGGCCGGTCACCCCGGCACTGAACCGTCCGCCACGGTCTTCGCCAACCGCGGCCTCGCCGGGATCGACGGCACTATCTCCACCGCCACCGGCATCGCCCTGGGCGGCCGCCAGGAGACCACCGTGCTGCTCGGCGACGTCACCTTCCTGCACGACGCCGGCGGCCTCCTCCTTGGTGCCGGCGAGGAACAGCCGCAGCTGCGCATCGTGGTCCTCAACGATTCCGGCGGCGCGATCTTCAGCCTCCTCGAGCACGGCGCGGTGGCCGAGGCAGGCGGCTACGGAGACGCCGTCGAGCGCCTCTTTGGAACCCCCCACTCAGTGGACATCGCGGCACTCGCCGCAGCGTACGGCGTCGGACATTGCTCAGTGAGCACGACGGCGGGACTCGCCGAAGCGCTGGCCGCGCCGTTCACGGGGCGCACCATCGTTGAAGTCCGCACGGACCGGCACGACCTCCGTGCCCTGCACGGCCGGATCAAAACCGCTGTAGCCGCGGCCGTCGCCGGAGTGCTCGCGGGCTGA
- a CDS encoding amino acid ABC transporter ATP-binding protein, with product MTITAEKPLVKIEGLHKFYGHHHVLRGIDLTVNQGEVSVVIGPSGSGKSTMLRCVNLLETISAGRISVGGNLIGYREINGRLHDLKTKEIAAQRREIGMVFQRFNLFPHKTALYNIMEAPVQVKGLSRDMARKRAMELLDRVGLADRAGHYPSQLSGGQQQRVAIARALAMEPELMLFDEPTSALDPELVGDVLGVMKDLAKSGMTMIVVTHEIGFAREVGDRLTFMDGGVVVESGDPREVLANPQHARTKEFLSRVL from the coding sequence ATGACGATCACCGCTGAAAAACCACTGGTGAAGATCGAAGGCCTCCACAAGTTCTACGGCCACCACCACGTGCTGCGCGGCATCGACCTGACCGTCAACCAGGGCGAGGTGTCCGTGGTCATCGGTCCGTCCGGTTCGGGCAAGTCCACCATGCTTCGCTGCGTTAATCTGCTGGAGACCATCAGCGCGGGCCGCATTTCCGTCGGCGGCAACCTGATCGGCTACCGCGAGATCAACGGCAGGCTCCACGACCTCAAGACCAAGGAAATCGCCGCCCAGCGCCGCGAAATCGGCATGGTTTTCCAGAGGTTCAACCTGTTTCCGCACAAGACAGCCCTCTACAACATCATGGAGGCGCCCGTGCAGGTCAAGGGCTTGTCCCGCGACATGGCAAGGAAGCGGGCCATGGAACTGCTGGACCGGGTCGGCCTGGCTGACCGCGCCGGCCACTATCCGTCCCAGCTTTCCGGCGGCCAGCAACAGCGCGTCGCGATTGCCCGTGCCCTGGCCATGGAGCCGGAGCTCATGCTCTTCGATGAGCCAACGTCCGCCCTGGACCCGGAGCTCGTCGGCGATGTCCTGGGTGTCATGAAGGATCTGGCCAAGTCCGGCATGACCATGATCGTGGTGACCCACGAGATCGGCTTCGCGCGGGAAGTGGGCGACCGTCTGACGTTCATGGACGGCGGCGTCGTCGTCGAATCCGGTGATCCCCGGGAGGTGCTCGCCAACCCGCAGCACGCCCGCACCAAGGAGTTCCTAAGCCGGGTCCTCTGA
- a CDS encoding amino acid ABC transporter permease translates to MGQQPNQTAPVLNKAVPVRHPGRWISAVLILGVLFVFLQSLVTNPNFRWDVVGLYILDTKVVQGVGWTLLLTVASMVLAIVLAILLAFMRQSENPIFRWSSWAWVWFFRGTPVYTQLVFWGLVSVLYPKISAGVPFGPELFSVDTSTVITGLAAAILGLGLNESAYLAEIFRAGLKSVDRGQMEAAEALGMGKTKIMWRIILPQAMRVIVPPTGNETIGMLKTTSLVLAVPFTLDLTFATNTLANRTYLPVPLLIVAAIWYLVITSLLMVGQHFIEAYYGKGVDNLAPAAINPAAAKAAAAVAPSAFAEPTLKMDFPEEEAK, encoded by the coding sequence ATGGGCCAACAGCCAAACCAGACAGCACCGGTACTGAATAAAGCAGTGCCGGTGAGGCACCCCGGCCGCTGGATCAGCGCCGTCCTCATCCTCGGTGTGCTGTTTGTGTTCCTGCAGAGCCTGGTGACCAATCCCAACTTCCGCTGGGACGTCGTCGGACTCTACATTCTGGACACCAAGGTGGTCCAGGGCGTGGGCTGGACGCTGCTGCTGACCGTCGCTTCGATGGTGCTGGCGATCGTCCTGGCCATCCTCCTGGCCTTCATGCGCCAGTCGGAAAACCCCATATTCCGGTGGTCCAGCTGGGCCTGGGTATGGTTCTTCCGAGGAACCCCCGTCTACACCCAGCTGGTCTTCTGGGGCCTGGTGTCGGTCCTGTACCCGAAGATCAGCGCCGGTGTCCCGTTCGGGCCCGAGCTGTTCAGCGTGGACACGAGCACGGTCATCACTGGCCTTGCTGCTGCCATCCTGGGCCTGGGCCTGAACGAGTCCGCGTACCTGGCGGAGATCTTCCGGGCCGGCCTGAAGTCCGTTGACCGCGGACAGATGGAAGCCGCGGAGGCTTTGGGCATGGGCAAGACCAAGATCATGTGGCGGATCATCCTGCCGCAAGCCATGCGTGTCATCGTTCCTCCCACGGGGAACGAGACGATTGGCATGCTCAAGACCACGTCGCTGGTCCTGGCTGTTCCGTTCACCCTGGACCTGACGTTCGCCACCAATACCCTGGCGAACCGGACCTACCTCCCCGTGCCGCTGCTGATCGTGGCGGCCATCTGGTACCTGGTCATCACCAGCCTGCTGATGGTGGGCCAGCACTTCATCGAGGCCTACTACGGAAAGGGCGTGGATAACCTGGCACCCGCTGCAATAAATCCCGCCGCAGCCAAGGCCGCCGCCGCGGTAGCACCGAGCGCCTTCGCGGAGCCGACGCTGAAGATGGACTTTCCCGAGGAGGAGGCAAAATGA
- a CDS encoding ABC transporter substrate-binding protein — MQIFRSLLGHTPLKAATVLAIGALALSACTNASENAAPGGGGGAASASGSAAPSFDPSTIKKDDALAAMVPAAIKSKGTLTVGSDTSYAPAEFLGPDGQTPVGYDVDIAKAIGATLGLKVQVQTSEFTGILPALGPKYDLGISSFTINPERLGAVNMVSYFNAGTAWAVQKGNPKKFSLDDVCGKNVGVQTGTVQEDPDLADRNKKCAADGKQPINIVTLKNQTDVTTRLVNGSIDAMAADSPIIGYALTQTHGQLERLGDVYDSAPQGIAVAKSDTALADVIQKTVTKLISDGSYKKILEGWGNADGAITKSEINPAASS; from the coding sequence ATGCAGATTTTCCGCTCGCTTCTGGGCCACACCCCGCTCAAAGCAGCCACGGTTCTCGCCATCGGCGCCCTGGCCCTCTCCGCCTGCACCAACGCCTCGGAGAACGCGGCCCCCGGGGGTGGCGGCGGCGCGGCTTCAGCTTCAGGCAGCGCAGCGCCCAGCTTCGACCCGTCAACCATCAAGAAGGATGACGCACTGGCGGCCATGGTTCCTGCGGCCATCAAGTCCAAGGGGACCCTGACCGTGGGATCGGACACCAGCTACGCCCCCGCCGAGTTCCTCGGCCCCGACGGCCAGACCCCCGTGGGCTACGATGTCGACATCGCCAAGGCCATCGGCGCCACCCTGGGCCTGAAGGTCCAGGTGCAGACGTCCGAGTTCACCGGGATTCTCCCGGCCCTTGGCCCCAAGTACGATCTGGGCATCTCCTCCTTCACCATCAACCCGGAGCGGCTCGGCGCAGTCAACATGGTCAGCTACTTCAACGCCGGCACCGCATGGGCCGTCCAGAAGGGCAACCCGAAGAAGTTCTCCCTGGATGATGTTTGCGGCAAGAACGTCGGCGTCCAGACCGGCACCGTCCAGGAGGATCCGGACCTCGCGGACCGCAACAAGAAGTGCGCTGCCGACGGCAAGCAGCCCATTAACATCGTCACGCTGAAGAACCAGACCGATGTCACCACCCGGCTGGTCAACGGCAGCATCGACGCCATGGCGGCAGACTCCCCCATCATCGGCTACGCCCTGACCCAGACCCACGGTCAGCTGGAACGGCTCGGCGACGTCTACGACTCAGCGCCCCAGGGCATCGCAGTGGCCAAATCGGACACCGCCCTGGCCGACGTCATCCAGAAGACCGTGACCAAACTCATCAGCGACGGTTCCTACAAGAAGATCCTTGAGGGCTGGGGAAACGCTGACGGCGCCATCACCAAGTCCGAAATCAACCCGGCGGCCAGCTCTTGA
- a CDS encoding isochorismate synthase produces MTSTFRTLTVPLDGKASPGGLPQFLVRDDVLCWSRREAGLVGFGEITRFTTTGPDRFLEADIWWRHLVIEADITDSVELPGTGPVAFGSFAFSKKSAHESRLIVPEIVVGFRDGHAWLTQLTFDDGVLTEAGALAALDRWLGSGSASAFLPDGDVPTSDPDVAGDGTPGAQPPGAGAAVVRPLPLAAGATLHTGSLSEEDWMAAVAAGVAEIRTGALEKLVLARDIVATVPTGVNAAQVLRELSARYRECWTYGVDGLVGATPEMLIQVEGRTAQARVLAGTLDRRDAHGQAGIPMDYAERVLAGSEKQRHEHEIAIQSLTSQLAPFSEAMNAHDEPFILELPNVWHLASDVKAELAEVEGHVPTCLALINALHPTAAVCGTPTLVAGALIRKLEHLDRGPYAGPVGWLDAAGNGEWGIALRGAVIEDPQTVRLYAGCGIVDGSQPEAELAETWAKFRPMLESLGISN; encoded by the coding sequence ATGACGAGCACGTTCCGCACCCTGACAGTCCCCCTGGATGGCAAAGCATCTCCCGGGGGGCTGCCGCAGTTTCTGGTCCGGGACGATGTTCTCTGCTGGTCCCGCCGCGAGGCCGGACTGGTGGGCTTCGGGGAGATCACCCGCTTCACCACGACCGGTCCTGACCGCTTCCTCGAGGCCGATATCTGGTGGCGGCACCTGGTCATCGAAGCTGACATCACCGATTCCGTGGAACTCCCCGGCACCGGCCCGGTCGCCTTCGGCTCGTTCGCGTTCTCCAAGAAATCGGCCCACGAATCCCGGCTGATTGTGCCGGAGATCGTGGTGGGTTTCCGTGACGGCCACGCCTGGTTGACACAGTTGACGTTCGACGACGGCGTGCTCACCGAAGCAGGCGCTCTCGCCGCGCTTGACCGCTGGCTGGGCAGTGGCAGCGCGTCCGCATTCCTCCCAGACGGGGATGTTCCGACGTCGGACCCTGACGTTGCCGGGGACGGCACCCCCGGTGCCCAGCCCCCGGGAGCCGGTGCCGCCGTCGTACGTCCTTTGCCCCTTGCAGCCGGCGCCACCCTGCACACCGGCTCGCTCAGCGAGGAAGACTGGATGGCCGCCGTTGCCGCCGGGGTGGCGGAAATCCGAACCGGGGCGCTCGAGAAACTGGTGCTGGCGCGGGACATCGTGGCCACCGTTCCAACCGGCGTCAATGCTGCCCAGGTGCTCCGCGAACTGTCCGCGCGCTACCGCGAATGCTGGACGTACGGGGTGGACGGCCTGGTGGGCGCGACGCCGGAGATGCTGATCCAGGTGGAGGGCCGCACGGCGCAGGCGCGGGTCCTGGCCGGCACGCTGGACCGCCGCGACGCGCACGGCCAGGCCGGGATTCCGATGGACTACGCCGAGCGGGTGCTGGCCGGTTCGGAGAAGCAGCGGCATGAGCATGAGATCGCCATCCAGTCCCTGACGTCGCAGCTGGCACCGTTCTCCGAGGCCATGAACGCGCACGATGAACCGTTCATCCTGGAACTGCCGAATGTGTGGCACCTGGCGTCGGACGTCAAGGCGGAGCTGGCTGAAGTGGAGGGCCACGTGCCCACGTGCCTGGCCCTGATCAACGCGCTCCACCCCACCGCGGCGGTCTGCGGGACGCCAACGCTGGTGGCCGGGGCCCTGATCCGCAAGCTCGAGCACCTGGACCGGGGGCCCTATGCGGGGCCGGTGGGATGGCTGGACGCTGCGGGCAACGGCGAATGGGGCATTGCGCTGCGCGGCGCCGTGATCGAGGACCCGCAGACCGTGCGGCTCTATGCGGGCTGCGGGATCGTGGACGGGTCCCAGCCGGAGGCGGAGCTGGCGGAGACGTGGGCGAAGTTCCGGCCGATGCTGGAATCGCTGGGGATCAGCAACTAG
- a CDS encoding demethylmenaquinone methyltransferase has protein sequence MNRASLDKRPDEVATMFDDVAPKYDVVNDVLSMGQTRRWRKIVVEAMEVRRGQRVLDLAAGTGSSSEPYADEGIDVIACDFSLGMLKVGKRRRPDINFIAGDATNLPFADDAFDATTISFGLRNVNEPKKALTEMLRVTKPGGKLVIAEFSQPVVPLWRTMYTEYLMRALPAIAVKVSSNPDAYVYLAESIRAWPDQDHLAAWLQEAGWEKVTYRNLSGGIVAVHRAFKPLDSSPDSAAAAIAANKGPVARLRRNIMR, from the coding sequence GTGAACCGAGCATCCTTGGATAAGCGTCCGGACGAAGTAGCCACGATGTTTGACGACGTCGCCCCCAAATACGACGTCGTCAATGATGTCCTCTCGATGGGGCAGACCCGCCGCTGGCGCAAAATCGTGGTGGAAGCCATGGAAGTCAGGCGGGGCCAGCGGGTGCTCGATCTGGCCGCCGGAACCGGCAGCTCAAGCGAGCCATATGCCGACGAAGGCATAGATGTGATCGCCTGTGATTTCTCCCTGGGAATGCTTAAGGTCGGCAAGCGCCGCCGCCCGGACATCAACTTCATCGCCGGTGACGCCACCAACCTTCCCTTCGCGGACGACGCCTTCGATGCCACCACCATCTCCTTCGGGCTGCGGAACGTCAACGAGCCCAAGAAGGCCCTGACCGAGATGCTCCGCGTCACCAAGCCGGGCGGCAAGCTGGTCATCGCGGAATTTTCCCAGCCCGTCGTCCCGCTGTGGCGCACCATGTATACCGAATACCTCATGAGGGCACTGCCTGCCATCGCCGTGAAGGTGTCCTCCAACCCGGATGCCTACGTGTACCTCGCCGAATCCATCCGCGCCTGGCCGGACCAGGACCATCTTGCTGCCTGGCTTCAGGAGGCTGGCTGGGAAAAGGTCACCTACCGCAACCTCAGCGGCGGGATCGTGGCGGTTCACCGCGCCTTCAAGCCATTGGATTCGAGCCCTGACAGTGCCGCTGCGGCCATCGCCGCGAACAAGGGCCCCGTGGCAAGGCTCCGCCGCAACATCATGCGCTGA
- a CDS encoding geranylgeranyl reductase family protein, giving the protein MKVLIVGAGPAGSTAAYYLAKAGIDATVLEKTSFPREKVCGDGLTPRAVREIQKLGLPHPEEDGWRRNKGLRLIAGGRTIELPWPEVSDFPQYGLIRTRLGFDEELARHAQAAGATVLERHSVTEALRSEDGRVTGVRAALLDGSGRKTGETRDFPADVVLAADGNSTRTAVSLGIQKRDDRPLGVAVRTYFTSPRHDDDWMEGWLELPGRDGRLLPGYGWVFGVGDGTSNVGLGILNSSKEFGKLDYKQVLREWTAGMPAEWGFSPEHQVGEIRGAALPMGFNRTPHYSPGLLLLGDAGGMVSPFNGEGISYAMESARFAAEFIIDASSSATPDADTHLSGYADYVRGQWGSHFTLGRAFAAVIGKPAVMKLALRTGMPVPVLMRFVVRLLANLTDPSAKGFEDRAIRVLESLVPATSNTSSASNLRYPQQKVRVNQ; this is encoded by the coding sequence GTGAAAGTACTGATCGTTGGGGCAGGACCCGCCGGCTCCACCGCGGCGTATTACCTGGCCAAGGCCGGCATTGACGCGACCGTTCTCGAAAAGACCAGCTTTCCGCGCGAGAAGGTCTGCGGCGACGGCCTCACACCCCGGGCTGTCCGAGAGATCCAGAAGCTGGGCCTGCCGCACCCGGAAGAGGATGGCTGGCGGCGGAACAAGGGCCTGCGCCTCATCGCTGGTGGCCGCACCATCGAGCTGCCGTGGCCCGAAGTGTCGGACTTTCCGCAGTACGGTCTGATCCGCACGCGCCTCGGTTTCGACGAGGAACTGGCGCGCCACGCCCAGGCCGCCGGCGCCACAGTGCTGGAACGCCACAGCGTCACGGAAGCCCTGCGGTCGGAGGACGGCCGCGTTACAGGTGTCCGCGCAGCGCTGCTGGACGGGTCCGGGCGGAAGACGGGGGAGACGCGCGACTTTCCTGCCGACGTCGTACTCGCCGCCGACGGAAACTCCACGCGCACCGCCGTCTCACTGGGAATCCAGAAGCGGGACGACCGTCCCCTCGGCGTCGCCGTGCGAACCTACTTCACGTCGCCCCGGCACGATGACGACTGGATGGAAGGCTGGCTGGAACTCCCGGGCCGGGACGGACGCCTGCTTCCGGGCTATGGCTGGGTGTTCGGTGTGGGCGACGGAACGTCCAATGTGGGCCTGGGGATCCTGAACTCCTCCAAGGAATTCGGCAAGCTCGACTACAAGCAGGTCCTGCGCGAATGGACCGCCGGGATGCCCGCCGAATGGGGCTTCTCCCCGGAGCACCAGGTGGGGGAGATCCGCGGCGCCGCGCTGCCCATGGGCTTCAACCGGACTCCCCATTACTCGCCAGGACTTCTGCTCCTGGGTGACGCCGGCGGCATGGTGTCCCCGTTCAACGGTGAGGGCATCTCCTACGCGATGGAGTCCGCGCGCTTTGCGGCCGAGTTCATCATTGATGCCTCATCTTCAGCAACGCCCGACGCCGACACCCACCTTTCCGGGTACGCGGACTATGTGCGCGGCCAGTGGGGCTCGCACTTCACGCTGGGCCGGGCGTTTGCCGCGGTGATCGGAAAACCGGCGGTCATGAAGCTCGCGCTGCGGACCGGGATGCCCGTTCCTGTCCTGATGCGTTTCGTGGTGCGGCTGCTGGCCAACCTGACGGATCCGTCAGCGAAGGGCTTCGAGGACCGGGCCATCCGGGTCCTGGAATCGCTGGTTCCGGCCACGTCCAACACCTCATCGGCGTCGAATCTGCGGTATCCGCAACAAAAAGTTAGGGTTAACCAGTGA
- a CDS encoding polyprenyl synthetase family protein, whose amino-acid sequence MTNSADHSWTHAGHGLPDSEPSLNTTAIATGLQLPAGFAAIAEDAELGPAITTNLARVEKQLREAIANSDPLADATSRHLVEAGGKRIRPLLTLLCAHLGDASRAAVVQAAVVVELTHLATLYHDDVMDSAPFRRGAPTAHEVWGNSVAVLTGDLIFARASILVSELGSRALGIQARTFERLCLGQLHETVGPRPDEDPVEHYLSVIADKTGSLVAASGQLGAIFAGADPAYEDLLVEYGEKVGVAFQLADDVIDVTGVKVKSGKSPGTDLREGVPTLPVLLLRKAAANGDHSAVDLLQLIDGDLSSDSALAAAVEGLREHPVTAESWVVARAWADEAIAALKPLPEGVVKTSLSNFALAVVDRAS is encoded by the coding sequence GTGACTAACTCCGCAGACCACAGCTGGACGCATGCCGGGCACGGCCTGCCGGACTCCGAACCCAGCCTCAATACCACCGCCATTGCCACGGGCCTTCAGCTGCCCGCAGGCTTCGCGGCGATTGCGGAGGATGCCGAGCTGGGCCCCGCCATCACCACTAACCTTGCCCGGGTGGAAAAGCAGTTGCGGGAAGCCATTGCCAACTCCGATCCGCTGGCTGACGCAACGTCGCGTCACCTCGTGGAAGCCGGCGGCAAGCGGATCCGTCCCCTTCTGACCCTGCTGTGCGCGCACCTTGGCGACGCCTCGCGCGCTGCCGTTGTCCAGGCCGCCGTCGTGGTGGAACTGACGCACCTGGCTACGCTCTACCACGACGATGTGATGGACTCCGCTCCCTTCCGCCGCGGCGCCCCCACGGCCCACGAGGTGTGGGGCAACTCCGTTGCTGTGCTCACCGGCGACCTCATCTTCGCCCGCGCCTCCATCCTGGTGTCCGAGCTCGGTTCGCGTGCTCTCGGGATCCAGGCCCGCACGTTCGAGCGGCTCTGCCTCGGCCAGCTTCATGAGACCGTGGGTCCGCGGCCGGATGAGGATCCCGTGGAGCACTACCTCTCCGTCATTGCGGACAAGACGGGGTCCCTGGTGGCGGCATCGGGCCAGCTGGGCGCCATCTTCGCCGGCGCCGATCCGGCCTACGAGGACCTTCTGGTGGAATACGGCGAAAAGGTGGGCGTGGCCTTCCAGCTCGCCGACGACGTCATTGATGTCACGGGCGTCAAGGTCAAGTCGGGCAAATCCCCCGGGACCGATCTGCGCGAAGGCGTGCCCACCCTGCCGGTCCTGCTCCTGCGCAAGGCCGCCGCGAACGGTGACCATTCCGCCGTCGACCTCCTGCAACTCATCGACGGGGACCTGTCCTCCGATTCCGCGCTGGCTGCTGCTGTCGAAGGACTGCGCGAGCACCCGGTGACCGCCGAATCGTGGGTGGTTGCCCGGGCCTGGGCTGACGAAGCCATCGCGGCACTGAAGCCGCTGCCGGAGGGTGTTGTGAAGACGTCGCTGTCCAACTTCGCGCTGGCTGTGGTGGACCGGGCCAGCTAG
- a CDS encoding endonuclease domain-containing protein gives MIPGVGEVDFLIEDCLVVETDGSTHFEPKAVKRDQRRNNRSILGGYLVLRYYYADVVYSPDEMVAEVLAVLELRRQGKFFAI, from the coding sequence TTGATCCCAGGAGTTGGTGAGGTTGACTTCCTCATTGAAGACTGCCTGGTGGTTGAGACTGACGGCTCGACCCACTTCGAGCCCAAGGCGGTCAAACGGGACCAGCGGCGGAACAACAGAAGCATCCTGGGCGGCTATCTTGTGTTGCGCTACTACTACGCCGACGTCGTGTATTCGCCGGATGAGATGGTTGCTGAGGTCCTCGCCGTCCTTGAACTGAGGCGGCAGGGAAAATTCTTCGCCATCTGA
- a CDS encoding trimeric intracellular cation channel family protein, with product MTFPFDIALVWLDLAGVFFFAVSGSLLAARKQFDIVGSLLLASLVSLGGGVIRDIILGAAPPAAFSNPAYLVPPLLATVLVYFLFSSVQRFTSLLVLFDAGGLALFCITGTLKALAVGVNPVAAVVLGVTTAVGGGLLRDITANEVPRLFDPRDIYALPAFTGAALTTVLWLSGAFNGLTAFAVAVLVFVFRVVAWRRSWYVPLAVRGWHRPGAETAEYRDRD from the coding sequence ATGACTTTCCCTTTTGACATCGCCCTGGTGTGGCTGGACCTGGCCGGCGTCTTCTTTTTCGCGGTGTCAGGCTCCCTCCTGGCAGCCCGGAAACAGTTCGACATCGTGGGCTCCCTGCTCCTGGCCTCGCTGGTTTCCCTGGGCGGCGGGGTCATTCGTGACATCATCCTGGGCGCCGCCCCTCCTGCCGCATTCAGCAATCCCGCCTATCTGGTCCCGCCGCTGCTGGCCACGGTCCTGGTGTACTTCCTGTTCTCGAGCGTCCAGCGTTTTACCTCGCTCCTGGTGCTGTTCGACGCCGGCGGGCTGGCCCTCTTCTGCATCACCGGCACCCTGAAGGCCTTGGCAGTGGGCGTGAATCCCGTTGCCGCCGTCGTGCTGGGAGTGACGACGGCGGTGGGCGGGGGCCTGCTGCGCGACATCACCGCCAACGAGGTGCCCAGGCTCTTCGACCCCAGGGATATCTACGCGCTGCCCGCCTTCACGGGGGCTGCGCTGACCACGGTCCTCTGGCTGTCCGGCGCTTTTAACGGACTCACGGCCTTCGCCGTGGCCGTGCTGGTTTTCGTGTTCCGCGTGGTGGCCTGGCGACGGTCCTGGTATGTTCCGCTGGCGGTGCGCGGATGGCATCGGCCGGGAGCTGAAACGGCCGAATACAGGGACCGGGATTAG